One window from the genome of Aliidongia dinghuensis encodes:
- the katG gene encoding catalase/peroxidase HPI, giving the protein MSEDQKQTASPEAGTSAGKCPVLHTSAGARSNRDWWPNQLNLRILHQHSSLSDPFTEAFNYAEEFKKLDFKALKNDLHALMTDSQDWWPADFGHYGPLFIRMAWHSAGTYRTGDGRGGAGGGQQRFAPLNSWPDNGNLDKARRLLWPIKQKYGNKISWADLMILAGNVALESMGFKTFGFAGGRPDTWEPQEDIYWGKEGTWLGDKRYTGDRDLENPLAAVQMGLIYVNPEGPNGNPDPLAAARDIRETFARMAMNDEETVALIAGGHTFGKTHGAGDVTLVGPEPEGASIEEQGLGWKNRFGSGKGADAITSGLEVIWTSTPTKWSNNFFWNLFGYDWELTKSPAGAHQWRPKNEAGAGSVPDAHDRSKRHAPSMLTTDLALRFDPAYEKISRRFYENPDQFADAFARAWFKLTHRDMGPRARYLGPEVPGEELIWQDPIPAVDHPMVDAKDIVDLKAKVLSSGLSIAELVSTAWASASTFRGSDKRGGANGARIRLSPQKDWEANQPAQLDRVLETLEAIQKAFNSAASGGKKLSLADLIVLGGCAAVESAATAGGYKVEVPFTPGRTDATQEQTDADSFAVLEPIADGFRNYLKGRYAVSAEELLVDKAQLLTLTAPEMTVLVGGMRVLNANVGKSQHGVFTNQPETLTNDFFVNLLDMSTEWKPTSDENLFQGFDRESGKLKWTGTRVDLVFGSNSQLRALAEVYGSADAQKKFVVDFVAAWNKVMNADRFDAA; this is encoded by the coding sequence ATGTCCGAAGATCAGAAGCAGACGGCGTCCCCCGAGGCCGGCACGAGTGCAGGCAAATGCCCGGTCCTGCACACCAGCGCCGGAGCACGGTCCAACCGAGACTGGTGGCCGAACCAGTTGAACCTGAGAATTTTGCATCAGCATTCCTCGCTGTCCGATCCCTTCACGGAAGCATTCAATTACGCGGAAGAATTCAAGAAGCTCGACTTCAAGGCCTTGAAGAACGATCTCCACGCTTTGATGACGGACTCGCAGGACTGGTGGCCGGCCGACTTCGGCCATTACGGACCGCTCTTCATTCGCATGGCATGGCACAGCGCTGGCACTTATCGCACCGGTGACGGCCGTGGTGGCGCGGGCGGCGGACAACAGCGTTTCGCGCCGCTCAACAGCTGGCCGGACAACGGCAATCTCGACAAGGCTCGCCGGCTGCTTTGGCCGATCAAGCAGAAATACGGCAATAAGATCTCCTGGGCCGACCTGATGATCCTTGCCGGCAACGTCGCGCTCGAATCCATGGGCTTCAAGACGTTTGGCTTCGCCGGTGGGCGCCCTGACACCTGGGAGCCCCAGGAAGACATCTACTGGGGCAAGGAAGGCACTTGGCTTGGCGACAAGCGCTACACCGGCGACCGCGACCTGGAGAATCCTCTCGCCGCCGTGCAGATGGGGCTCATCTACGTCAATCCGGAAGGCCCGAACGGCAACCCCGATCCCCTCGCCGCCGCACGCGACATCCGCGAGACGTTCGCACGCATGGCCATGAACGACGAGGAGACAGTGGCACTCATCGCCGGCGGCCACACCTTCGGCAAAACCCACGGCGCGGGCGATGTCACGCTGGTCGGCCCGGAACCCGAGGGCGCCAGCATCGAAGAACAGGGGCTCGGCTGGAAGAACCGTTTTGGCAGCGGCAAAGGCGCAGACGCCATCACCAGTGGTCTCGAAGTCATTTGGACCTCAACGCCGACAAAATGGAGCAATAACTTCTTCTGGAACCTGTTCGGCTACGACTGGGAGCTGACCAAGAGCCCGGCGGGCGCCCATCAGTGGCGACCGAAGAACGAGGCTGGCGCGGGTTCGGTGCCGGATGCGCACGACCGGTCGAAACGTCACGCGCCGTCCATGCTGACGACCGACCTCGCCTTGCGGTTTGACCCGGCCTACGAAAAGATTTCCCGGCGCTTCTACGAGAATCCGGATCAGTTCGCCGACGCGTTCGCCCGGGCCTGGTTCAAGCTGACCCACCGCGACATGGGCCCTCGCGCACGCTATCTCGGGCCCGAGGTTCCCGGAGAAGAGCTGATCTGGCAGGACCCGATCCCAGCCGTCGACCATCCGATGGTAGATGCGAAAGACATCGTCGACCTCAAGGCTAAGGTGCTCTCTTCGGGGCTCTCGATTGCCGAACTCGTCTCCACCGCTTGGGCGTCGGCCTCAACCTTCCGCGGCTCCGATAAACGGGGTGGCGCCAATGGCGCGCGCATCCGGCTCAGCCCGCAGAAGGACTGGGAGGCCAACCAGCCCGCCCAATTGGATCGCGTGCTCGAAACCCTTGAGGCGATCCAGAAAGCGTTCAATAGCGCGGCAAGTGGCGGGAAGAAGCTGTCGCTTGCCGACCTGATCGTCCTCGGCGGATGCGCCGCGGTCGAAAGTGCTGCGACGGCGGGCGGGTACAAGGTGGAGGTTCCGTTCACGCCGGGCCGGACGGACGCGACGCAGGAGCAGACCGACGCGGACTCCTTCGCCGTGCTCGAGCCGATTGCAGATGGGTTCCGCAATTACCTCAAGGGCAGGTATGCCGTTTCGGCGGAGGAACTGCTGGTCGACAAGGCGCAACTCCTGACGTTGACCGCGCCGGAGATGACGGTTCTCGTGGGCGGCATGCGCGTGCTGAACGCGAACGTCGGCAAGTCACAACACGGCGTCTTCACCAACCAGCCCGAAACGCTCACGAATGATTTCTTCGTGAACCTGCTCGACATGAGCACTGAGTGGAAGCCAACCTCGGACGAAAACCTGTTCCAGGGATTTGATCGCGAAAGCGGCAAGTTGAAGTGGACCGGCACGCGTGTCGATCTCGTGTTCGGCTCGAACTCCCAACTGCGCGCTCTGGCCGAAGTCTATGGCTCGGCCGACGCACAGAAGAAGTTCGTGGTCGACTTCGTGGCTGCCTGGAACAAGGTGATGAACGCGGATCGCTTCGACGCCGCCTGA
- a CDS encoding LysR substrate-binding domain-containing protein, which produces MTLQELRYLIAVADYGHFGRAAEACHVTQPTLSTQLKRLEDFLGATLFERTNKTVHVTPIGEEVVARARKVVAEADALVDSAQENKEPLSGPLHIGIIPTLSPYLLSWLLPALKLAYPHLQMVVHEDLTDHLLERLTDHKLDAALLALPVDTADLEAMPLFNEPFFFAAPKGHPLTKTKTVKVSELKNEHLLLLTDGHCLRDQALAVCGFSEAARNEEMDFRATSLETIRSMVAAGMGCTLMPALAVAGGASRDIEVRPLAGRRSSRQIGLVRRRTYPKLRELQLFGQAIRDSLPPSVVAA; this is translated from the coding sequence ATGACATTGCAAGAGCTTCGCTACCTCATTGCCGTTGCCGATTACGGCCATTTCGGCCGTGCGGCAGAGGCGTGTCATGTGACCCAGCCGACGCTCAGCACTCAGCTGAAAAGGCTAGAGGACTTCCTCGGCGCGACATTGTTCGAGCGCACCAACAAGACAGTTCATGTGACACCCATCGGCGAGGAAGTCGTCGCAAGAGCCCGCAAGGTTGTCGCAGAAGCGGACGCCCTTGTGGATTCGGCTCAGGAAAACAAAGAGCCATTGAGCGGCCCACTTCACATCGGCATCATTCCGACCTTGAGTCCTTATCTGCTTTCCTGGCTGCTTCCGGCGCTGAAACTTGCCTATCCGCATCTTCAGATGGTCGTACACGAGGATCTGACGGACCACCTCCTGGAAAGGCTGACAGATCATAAGCTCGACGCGGCACTCCTGGCGCTGCCCGTGGATACCGCAGACCTCGAGGCCATGCCGCTTTTTAATGAGCCGTTTTTCTTCGCCGCACCAAAGGGCCATCCGCTCACCAAGACCAAGACGGTCAAGGTATCGGAGCTCAAGAACGAGCATCTGCTCCTGCTTACTGATGGCCATTGCCTGCGCGATCAGGCGCTCGCGGTCTGCGGCTTCTCAGAAGCCGCTCGAAACGAAGAAATGGACTTTCGCGCCACCAGTCTCGAGACGATCCGCAGCATGGTGGCGGCCGGCATGGGTTGCACGCTGATGCCCGCGCTAGCGGTCGCCGGCGGCGCGTCTCGTGACATCGAGGTCCGCCCGCTCGCAGGCCGTAGATCTTCGCGGCAGATCGGCCTTGTCCGGCGCCGGACCTACCCGAAGCTCCGCGAACTTCAGCTCTTCGGGCAGGCCATTCGTGACAGTCTCCCTCCGTCCGTCGTCGCAGCCTAG
- a CDS encoding Fur family transcriptional regulator, protein MPRTERHTQGTPIRSGLAAREAASEKSSPEAEAVSVTWADASHRLVAVGLRPTRQRVALLRLLLRDGDRHVTPDDLWTEMKASGLRFAKATAYNTLHAFTNAGLLKSIVVGPSQVFFDTDTKHHHHIYYEESGELLSVPARQDGLVDLPENLVEIGPKRLDIVVRVRR, encoded by the coding sequence ATGCCGAGAACCGAAAGGCACACGCAAGGCACGCCGATAAGGTCGGGACTGGCGGCCAGGGAAGCAGCATCGGAGAAATCCAGCCCTGAGGCGGAAGCGGTGTCGGTAACATGGGCAGATGCGAGTCACCGTCTCGTCGCTGTCGGGCTGAGGCCTACTCGGCAGCGCGTCGCACTCCTCCGGCTCTTACTTAGAGACGGCGATCGCCATGTGACCCCGGACGATTTATGGACTGAGATGAAGGCTTCAGGGCTGCGGTTTGCCAAGGCAACGGCCTATAACACCCTGCATGCCTTCACGAACGCCGGCCTGCTTAAGAGTATCGTCGTCGGCCCAAGTCAGGTGTTCTTCGACACAGACACGAAACATCACCATCACATCTACTACGAGGAAAGCGGCGAGTTGCTGTCCGTTCCGGCGCGGCAAGACGGGCTCGTCGATCTGCCGGAAAATCTCGTGGAGATCGGGCCGAAACGGCTCGATATAGTCGTCCGAGTGCGAAGGTGA
- a CDS encoding cupredoxin domain-containing protein, which yields MSRSFNGAGRLRPILEAIILGGSLAACALSQASDPNEWRSVTVVSGRFNRDSIVMTAHTPVTLEVGLKGLMTASIRSPELGIEPTLLPTNPVDESKTHAPGPGYFKTVKIPIQPLAAGKYQIVCDCGGHEESLPVIIRPEE from the coding sequence ATGTCGCGAAGCTTTAATGGCGCGGGACGGCTTCGGCCGATTCTTGAAGCTATCATCCTCGGCGGCAGCCTCGCCGCCTGCGCCTTGTCTCAGGCGTCCGATCCGAACGAGTGGCGCAGCGTGACCGTCGTCAGCGGACGTTTCAACCGCGACAGCATCGTTATGACAGCACACACACCCGTCACGCTTGAGGTAGGGCTCAAGGGGCTGATGACGGCATCGATCCGCAGTCCCGAACTTGGGATCGAACCAACCCTGCTGCCGACCAATCCAGTGGACGAAAGCAAGACCCATGCGCCGGGTCCTGGCTACTTCAAGACGGTGAAAATCCCGATCCAGCCTTTGGCTGCCGGCAAATATCAAATCGTCTGCGACTGCGGCGGGCATGAAGAAAGCCTGCCCGTTATCATCCGACCGGAGGAATAG
- a CDS encoding efflux transporter outer membrane subunit, with the protein MINKLVPRTAIVALLLSGCAVGPDFTPPPAPDVKGYAKEPLAPETVSVAAPAGASQRFVGDMDIPGQWWTLFHSPALNALIEQALKTNHDLTAAQAALRQAEENEKATAASFFPTVEGNYSASRQKNALGTLAATLFNNQPIFSLHTAQLTISYTPDVFGGTRRAVESAMAQAEQQRFELEATYLTLTSNLVAAAVQEASLRGQIAATGRLVAIERELTDLFHRQRALGQVADADILVQEAALAQTEATLPPLEKQLAQQRDLVTALCGRLPSNEPEQTFELASLDLPVELPVSLPSNLVEQRPDVRAAEENLHAATAEVGVAIAAMLPQFSISGFSGTAATDIAKLFTPGNGFWGITGGVDQTFFDGGALLHKRRGADAAMDQAAEQYQSTVVAAFQNVADALHAVKSDADALKAQVAAEQAAERSLDLVRKELPLGQVSHLTVLNAEQIYQQAVIARVQAQAARLADTAALFQALGGGWWNRRDVDVAKL; encoded by the coding sequence ATGATCAACAAGCTGGTCCCGCGTACCGCGATCGTGGCCCTTCTGCTGAGCGGCTGCGCCGTGGGACCGGACTTCACGCCGCCGCCAGCGCCGGACGTCAAGGGTTACGCCAAGGAGCCCCTTGCGCCCGAGACCGTGTCCGTCGCGGCACCGGCGGGAGCCTCCCAGCGCTTCGTCGGCGACATGGATATCCCCGGGCAATGGTGGACGCTGTTCCATTCGCCGGCGCTCAATGCGCTGATCGAGCAGGCGCTCAAGACCAACCATGATTTGACGGCTGCCCAGGCGGCACTCCGGCAGGCCGAGGAAAACGAGAAGGCAACGGCCGCCTCGTTCTTTCCGACTGTCGAAGGCAACTACTCGGCAAGCCGGCAGAAGAATGCGCTCGGCACGCTCGCCGCTACCCTGTTCAACAACCAGCCGATCTTCTCGCTGCACACGGCGCAGCTCACGATCTCCTATACGCCCGACGTGTTCGGCGGGACGCGGCGGGCGGTCGAGTCCGCGATGGCGCAGGCCGAGCAGCAGCGCTTCGAGCTTGAGGCGACCTATCTCACGCTGACCTCGAATCTGGTGGCGGCAGCGGTGCAGGAAGCGTCGCTCAGGGGACAGATCGCCGCGACCGGGCGGCTGGTCGCGATCGAGCGGGAGCTGACGGACCTGTTCCATCGGCAACGGGCGCTGGGTCAGGTTGCCGATGCGGATATCCTGGTCCAGGAGGCGGCGCTCGCCCAAACCGAAGCGACGCTACCGCCGCTGGAAAAGCAATTGGCCCAGCAGCGCGATCTGGTGACGGCGCTGTGCGGCCGTCTGCCGAGCAACGAGCCCGAGCAGACGTTCGAGCTCGCCTCGCTCGACTTGCCCGTGGAGCTGCCGGTCAGCCTGCCGTCGAACCTCGTCGAGCAGCGGCCGGACGTGCGGGCGGCCGAGGAGAACCTGCACGCGGCAACCGCCGAGGTCGGCGTCGCGATCGCCGCCATGCTGCCGCAGTTCTCAATCTCGGGCTTCAGCGGCACGGCTGCGACCGACATCGCCAAGCTGTTCACGCCGGGCAACGGCTTCTGGGGCATCACCGGCGGCGTGGACCAGACCTTCTTTGACGGCGGCGCGCTGCTGCACAAGCGCCGCGGCGCCGATGCAGCGATGGACCAGGCGGCCGAGCAATACCAGAGCACGGTCGTGGCCGCGTTCCAGAACGTGGCCGACGCGCTCCACGCGGTCAAATCGGATGCGGATGCGCTCAAGGCCCAGGTGGCAGCGGAGCAGGCGGCCGAGCGCAGCCTGGACTTGGTGCGCAAGGAGCTGCCGCTCGGCCAGGTCAGCCACCTCACCGTGCTCAATGCCGAGCAGATCTATCAGCAGGCGGTCATCGCGCGGGTTCAGGCGCAGGCCGCGCGCCTGGCCGATACCGCCGCCCTGTTCCAGGCGCTCGGCGGCGGCTGGTGGAACCGGAGAGACGTTGATGTCGCGAAGCTTTAA
- a CDS encoding efflux RND transporter permease subunit: MISKLVSLCLDKRLVVVMIAVFAAVYGYYSWTQLAVEAYPDIADVTAQVTTQAPGLAAEEIEQQITVPLERALAGTPGLSTMRSSSTFGLSLITMVFRDGAEDYWERERINERIQQVALPPGITPGLDPVTSPIGEIYRYTLESDTKNLMELSEIQRWIVIPALQQVPGITNVDNFGGFTKQFQLELDPKALLRYGLALNDVVTAINANNANAGGSRITRGEQAYVIRGIGMVHSLDDLGNIVVTQANGAPVLVKDVGKLQFSHQEREGILGKDGNPDTIEGICDLLKGENASEVLKGLHAKIAELQKKLDPMGVKIVPYIDRDELVHATVSKVGHTVIEGVGLVFIVLILFLGSPRSAMVVAVTIPMALVAVFAIMNAFKMPANLFSLGSIDFGIIVDGAIVVTEAILRRREDAPKEPLTPYDIKETAQHVIRPIFFATLIIITAYFPLFAFERAEAKLFSPMAYTVGFALFGALLCTLTLIPGLAYMAFRKPRPVFHNKPLIWLQARYQALLGGLLDRPVIAYGLTGLTFAAVVVLGLTVGRDFLPDLDEGALWLQVQLPTGLSLEQASEFAGELRRAIREFPETSYAITQLGRSDDQTDPWTPSHIEAPVGLTPYDTWPHGETKAQFVAKLNERLNQLPGFQVGISQPMIDGVNDMVGGAHSPLVIRVFGPDFKELRRIGNGIVDVLKGIQGTADAAIFQEPPIPQMVVNINRAAAARYGINVQDITNLVQTGVGGSPIGQVYVEDRVYGITVRFPAEARKDPETLGNLTLTAAGGAKVPLAQLASIKLQNGESTIAHEMNERNITVRIDLEDRDLTTYLAEAQQKIGQAVHFDPQKYRLEWAGQFENQRRAEARLVLILALVMGLMLLFLYIGFGLMRQAALVLGVVPLATLGGLIALHVTGETLNVATAVGFIALFGVSVQNGIIMVANLNRVREHEGRLQSAVLAGATERFRPVLMTATVATVGMLPAALATGVGSDVQRGLATVVVGGLVVATLLTLFILPTLYFALERYVERRTVVNPLERPAEEGVDL; this comes from the coding sequence ATGATTAGCAAGCTCGTCAGCCTCTGCCTCGACAAACGGCTCGTGGTGGTGATGATCGCGGTCTTCGCCGCGGTCTACGGCTACTATTCCTGGACGCAGCTCGCCGTCGAGGCCTATCCGGACATTGCCGACGTGACCGCCCAGGTCACGACCCAGGCGCCCGGCCTCGCCGCCGAGGAAATCGAGCAGCAGATCACGGTGCCGCTTGAGCGGGCCCTCGCCGGCACGCCCGGCCTCTCCACCATGCGGTCGAGCAGCACGTTCGGGCTCTCGCTCATCACGATGGTGTTCCGCGATGGCGCCGAGGACTATTGGGAACGGGAGCGGATCAACGAGCGGATCCAGCAGGTGGCGCTCCCGCCCGGCATCACGCCGGGCCTCGATCCGGTCACGAGCCCGATCGGCGAGATCTATCGCTACACGCTCGAGTCCGACACCAAGAACCTGATGGAATTGTCGGAAATCCAGCGCTGGATCGTCATCCCGGCGCTCCAGCAGGTGCCCGGCATCACGAACGTCGACAATTTCGGCGGCTTCACCAAGCAGTTCCAGCTCGAGCTCGACCCGAAAGCGCTGCTCCGCTATGGCCTCGCGCTGAACGATGTCGTCACTGCAATCAACGCCAACAACGCGAACGCCGGCGGCAGCCGGATCACGCGCGGCGAGCAGGCCTACGTCATTCGCGGCATCGGCATGGTCCATTCGCTCGACGACCTCGGCAACATTGTGGTCACCCAGGCGAACGGCGCGCCTGTTCTGGTCAAGGACGTCGGCAAGCTGCAGTTCAGCCACCAGGAGCGCGAGGGCATCCTCGGCAAGGACGGCAATCCCGACACGATCGAAGGCATCTGCGATCTCCTGAAGGGCGAGAACGCGTCGGAGGTGCTGAAGGGGCTGCATGCCAAGATCGCAGAGCTGCAGAAGAAGCTCGACCCGATGGGCGTGAAGATCGTGCCCTATATCGATCGCGACGAGCTCGTCCATGCAACCGTGAGCAAGGTCGGGCATACGGTGATCGAGGGTGTCGGCCTCGTCTTCATCGTCCTGATCCTGTTCCTGGGCAGCCCGCGCAGCGCGATGGTCGTGGCGGTCACGATCCCGATGGCGCTGGTCGCGGTCTTCGCCATCATGAATGCGTTCAAGATGCCGGCGAACCTGTTCTCGCTCGGCTCCATCGACTTCGGCATCATCGTCGACGGCGCCATCGTCGTGACCGAGGCGATCCTGCGCCGGCGCGAGGATGCGCCGAAAGAGCCGCTGACGCCGTACGACATCAAGGAGACGGCGCAGCACGTCATCCGGCCGATCTTCTTCGCGACTCTCATCATCATCACTGCCTATTTCCCGCTGTTCGCCTTCGAACGGGCGGAGGCGAAGCTGTTCTCGCCGATGGCCTATACCGTCGGCTTCGCGCTGTTCGGTGCCCTTCTCTGCACGCTGACGCTGATCCCCGGCCTCGCCTACATGGCATTCCGCAAGCCGCGGCCGGTGTTCCACAACAAACCGCTCATCTGGCTGCAGGCGCGTTACCAGGCGCTGCTCGGCGGATTGCTCGACCGGCCGGTCATCGCCTATGGCCTGACGGGCCTCACCTTCGCCGCCGTCGTGGTGCTGGGCCTGACGGTCGGCCGCGATTTCCTGCCGGACCTCGACGAGGGCGCGCTCTGGCTCCAGGTGCAGCTGCCGACCGGCCTGTCGCTCGAACAGGCGAGCGAGTTCGCCGGCGAGCTGCGCCGGGCAATCCGCGAATTCCCGGAAACGTCCTACGCGATCACGCAGCTTGGCCGCAGCGATGATCAGACCGACCCCTGGACCCCGTCGCACATCGAAGCGCCGGTCGGCCTCACCCCCTACGATACCTGGCCCCATGGCGAGACCAAGGCGCAGTTCGTGGCCAAGCTCAACGAGCGGCTGAACCAGCTCCCCGGCTTCCAGGTCGGCATCAGCCAGCCGATGATCGACGGCGTGAACGACATGGTCGGCGGCGCGCACAGCCCGCTGGTGATCCGCGTGTTCGGGCCCGACTTCAAGGAGCTGCGCCGGATCGGCAACGGCATCGTCGACGTGCTGAAGGGCATCCAGGGCACGGCCGACGCCGCCATCTTCCAGGAGCCGCCGATCCCGCAGATGGTGGTCAACATCAACCGCGCGGCGGCCGCGCGCTACGGCATCAACGTCCAGGACATCACCAACCTGGTCCAGACGGGTGTCGGCGGCAGCCCGATCGGCCAAGTCTATGTCGAAGATCGCGTCTACGGCATCACGGTCCGCTTCCCGGCGGAGGCGCGCAAGGATCCGGAGACGCTCGGCAACCTGACCCTGACCGCCGCCGGCGGTGCCAAGGTGCCGCTGGCGCAGCTCGCCTCGATCAAGCTGCAGAACGGCGAGAGCACGATCGCGCACGAGATGAACGAGCGGAACATCACCGTGCGTATCGACCTCGAGGACCGCGACCTCACGACCTATCTGGCCGAGGCCCAGCAAAAGATCGGGCAGGCCGTCCATTTCGACCCGCAGAAATATCGCCTCGAATGGGCAGGGCAGTTCGAAAACCAGCGGCGGGCCGAAGCGCGCCTGGTGCTGATCCTGGCTCTCGTCATGGGCCTCATGCTGCTCTTCCTCTACATCGGCTTCGGCCTCATGCGGCAGGCAGCGCTCGTGCTGGGTGTCGTGCCGCTCGCGACCTTGGGCGGTCTCATCGCGCTGCACGTCACCGGCGAGACGCTCAATGTCGCGACCGCCGTCGGCTTCATCGCGCTGTTCGGCGTGTCGGTGCAGAACGGCATCATCATGGTGGCGAACCTGAACCGTGTGCGCGAGCACGAAGGCCGGCTGCAGTCTGCCGTGCTCGCCGGTGCCACCGAACGGTTTCGGCCGGTGCTGATGACGGCCACCGTCGCGACCGTAGGCATGCTGCCGGCGGCGCTCGCGACCGGCGTCGGCAGCGACGTTCAGCGCGGCCTTGCCACGGTCGTGGTCGGCGGCCTCGTCGTCGCGACCCTGCTGACCCTGTTCATCCTGCCGACGCTCTATTTCGCGCTCGAGCGCTATGTCGAGCGGCGGACCGTCGTGAACCCCCTCGAACGCCCCGCGGAAGAGGGGGTCGACCTGTGA
- a CDS encoding efflux RND transporter periplasmic adaptor subunit, with the protein MLLSAAIGLPSFMSGPGPARAADPPAAPALVHDHDRIVVPEGSPYRKRLFVEAAATQQLQRALEVPATVEADPALTVKVLPPLSGRIVDLKVSLGDHVSQGQAIAVIESPDLAQAYDDDAKAQSALELTKKAYDRQRGVTGIGAGADKDLETARDAYNQANAEYQRTQARLKTIGQFVDLKDKSRLLTIRAPMSGDVTELDIARRGYINDPTQSLMTISQLDTVWVTANVPEKDIGVVKKGEQATIKFAAYPTETFQGNVQFVSAVLEPDTRRSKVRIAFANPSGRFKPNMFATATFMRAEIPQLVLPTSALLMNNDNTTVFVEVAPWTFVRRTVELEYQTGDAVTIVNGVALGERVLIKGGVLLND; encoded by the coding sequence ATGCTTCTCAGCGCCGCCATCGGTCTTCCGAGCTTCATGTCGGGCCCGGGGCCGGCTCGCGCTGCCGACCCACCGGCCGCGCCGGCGCTCGTCCATGACCACGACAGAATCGTCGTTCCCGAGGGGTCGCCTTATCGCAAGCGCCTCTTCGTCGAGGCGGCGGCGACGCAACAGCTCCAGCGGGCGCTCGAAGTTCCGGCCACGGTCGAGGCCGATCCGGCGCTGACGGTGAAGGTGCTGCCGCCGCTCTCTGGGCGGATCGTCGATCTCAAGGTCTCGCTCGGCGACCACGTGAGCCAAGGCCAGGCGATTGCCGTCATCGAATCGCCCGATCTTGCCCAGGCCTATGACGACGACGCGAAGGCGCAGTCCGCACTTGAGCTGACCAAGAAGGCGTACGACCGGCAACGCGGCGTCACCGGCATCGGCGCCGGCGCCGACAAGGACCTGGAAACCGCGCGCGACGCCTATAACCAGGCGAACGCCGAATATCAGCGCACCCAGGCGCGCCTCAAGACGATCGGCCAGTTCGTCGATCTGAAGGACAAGTCGCGCCTATTGACGATCCGAGCGCCCATGAGCGGCGACGTGACCGAGCTCGACATCGCGCGGCGCGGCTACATCAACGACCCGACCCAGTCGCTGATGACGATCTCGCAGCTCGATACGGTCTGGGTCACAGCGAACGTGCCGGAGAAGGACATCGGCGTCGTCAAGAAGGGCGAGCAGGCAACCATCAAGTTCGCCGCCTATCCGACCGAGACGTTCCAGGGGAACGTGCAGTTCGTGAGCGCGGTGCTCGAGCCCGACACGCGCCGGAGCAAGGTGCGCATCGCCTTCGCGAACCCCAGCGGCCGCTTCAAGCCCAACATGTTCGCGACCGCCACCTTCATGCGCGCCGAGATCCCGCAGCTGGTCCTGCCGACCTCGGCCTTGCTCATGAACAACGACAACACGACGGTCTTCGTCGAGGTCGCACCCTGGACGTTCGTGCGCCGCACCGTCGAGCTCGAATATCAGACGGGCGACGCGGTCACGATCGTCAACGGCGTGGCGCTCGGCGAGCGGGTGCTGATTAAGGGCGGGGTGCTCTTGAATGATTAG